The following are encoded together in the Aerosakkonema funiforme FACHB-1375 genome:
- a CDS encoding carbohydrate ABC transporter permease — MKSDPIQQREQTTGWILVLPALILLSLVFAYPILRAFWLSLYTQNLGSQLQRIFSGLSNYQRMLGDGRFWQSMWNTTVFTAGSVLLELILGIAIALVLNQAFKGRGIVRTITLMPWALPTALMGVAWAWIFNDRYGIINDILRRLGIIETGITWLGDPVLAMVAVIAADVWKTTPFIALLLLAGLQSIPNDLYEAHALDGATAWQSFRRITLPLLMPQIVIALLFRFAQAFAIFDLIQVMTGGGPAGATETVSVYIYSTVMRYLDFGYGAALVVVTFLLLLTAVAIASFLLSKARSNIAGVS, encoded by the coding sequence ATGAAATCAGACCCTATACAGCAACGAGAACAAACAACTGGATGGATATTGGTATTACCAGCATTAATCCTATTATCGCTAGTATTTGCTTACCCGATTTTGAGGGCTTTTTGGTTGAGTTTATATACCCAAAACCTTGGCTCTCAGCTACAACGAATTTTTTCCGGTTTGAGCAATTATCAGCGGATGTTAGGTGATGGGCGCTTCTGGCAGAGTATGTGGAACACGACGGTGTTTACCGCTGGTTCTGTGCTGCTAGAATTAATTCTGGGAATTGCGATCGCACTGGTACTAAATCAAGCTTTTAAAGGACGCGGTATCGTGCGGACAATTACCCTAATGCCTTGGGCTTTGCCAACTGCTTTGATGGGCGTTGCTTGGGCGTGGATTTTTAACGATCGCTACGGCATCATCAACGATATTTTGCGACGTTTGGGCATAATTGAAACTGGGATTACCTGGTTGGGAGATCCTGTGCTGGCAATGGTGGCAGTAATTGCAGCCGATGTGTGGAAAACAACGCCTTTTATCGCGCTTTTATTGCTAGCAGGATTGCAATCAATTCCCAATGACCTCTACGAAGCTCACGCCCTGGATGGCGCTACTGCTTGGCAAAGTTTTCGGAGAATTACGCTACCTCTTTTGATGCCTCAAATTGTGATTGCTTTGTTGTTTAGATTTGCCCAAGCTTTTGCCATATTTGATTTAATTCAGGTGATGACTGGCGGTGGCCCTGCGGGGGCGACAGAAACAGTTTCTGTTTATATCTACAGTACGGTGATGCGTTACCTGGATTTTGGCTATGGGGCAGCGCTGGTTGTGGTGACGTTTTTGTTGTTATTAACTGCTGTCGCGATCGCCAGTTTCTTGTTGTCCAAAGCACGCTCTAACATTGCAGGAGTATCTTAA